From a single Pyruvatibacter sp. genomic region:
- a CDS encoding RNA-binding protein yields MKPEDVTTPQQRRERAGHKKRPERKCIVTGEPGTPQTLVRFAVSPDGTVVPDIDGKLPGRGIWVSASRQAVDKAAQKGLFARAAKAKVKAAETLADQVEAGLKARILALLGLAKKAGQLYAGLTKVEEAVEQTTARTHVAALFLASDAGNEGQRNGRSLAAKVEAPVIAVFSAEQLGLALGRANVVHAALTAGGPPPKGGVPDRLPSDAPDTVKGPRARTDDRLADLILGEVGRLQGFLGGA; encoded by the coding sequence GTGAAGCCTGAGGACGTAACCACACCGCAGCAACGCCGCGAGCGCGCCGGCCACAAGAAGCGCCCGGAGCGCAAATGCATTGTCACCGGCGAGCCGGGCACCCCGCAGACCCTTGTGCGGTTTGCGGTCAGCCCGGATGGCACCGTGGTGCCGGATATTGACGGCAAGTTGCCGGGGCGCGGTATCTGGGTGTCGGCCTCCCGGCAGGCGGTGGACAAGGCGGCCCAAAAAGGGCTGTTTGCCCGCGCCGCCAAGGCAAAGGTGAAGGCCGCAGAAACACTGGCGGATCAGGTGGAAGCGGGCCTGAAGGCGCGGATTCTGGCGCTTTTGGGGCTGGCAAAGAAGGCGGGGCAGCTTTATGCGGGCCTCACCAAAGTTGAAGAAGCGGTTGAACAGACAACAGCCAGAACCCACGTGGCGGCGCTGTTTCTGGCGTCTGATGCAGGCAATGAAGGCCAGCGCAACGGGCGGTCGCTGGCGGCCAAAGTCGAGGCCCCCGTTATTGCCGTTTTTTCGGCAGAACAATTGGGTTTGGCATTGGGGCGGGCAAATGTGGTACATGCTGCCCTGACTGCAGGCGGCCCCCCCCCAAAAGGAGGGGTGCCGGATAGGTTGCCATCCGATGCGCCGGACACGGTTAAGGGTCCACGGGCGCGGACGGACGACAGGTTAGCCGACCTCATTTTGGGTGAGGTCGGGCGTTTGCAGGGGTTCCTCGGCGGAGCTTGA
- the trmB gene encoding tRNA (guanosine(46)-N7)-methyltransferase TrmB, protein MAETDKKQGLPFTRRPLIYGRAKGKALSPRQQKLFAGVLPRVAVPQTKPLDPYTVFSCVCAVHLEIGFGGGEHLIARARQNPDTGFIGCEPFLNGVAKTLAAIEEHDVGNVRLHHGDARDVLDRLETASLDRVYLLYPDPWPKTRQNKRRFVGADTLESLARVIRPGGILEIASDIPDYIVWTLREIAADGHFTECAGNDRATPPDAWPGTRYEAKALREGRTPCYLEFARRS, encoded by the coding sequence ATGGCTGAAACAGACAAAAAACAGGGGCTGCCGTTCACACGGCGGCCCCTTATTTATGGCCGCGCCAAAGGCAAGGCCCTGTCACCACGCCAGCAAAAGCTGTTTGCCGGGGTGTTGCCGCGCGTTGCGGTTCCGCAAACAAAACCACTTGATCCGTATACAGTGTTTTCCTGCGTTTGCGCTGTGCACCTGGAAATTGGCTTTGGCGGTGGCGAACATCTCATCGCGCGGGCACGCCAGAACCCGGACACCGGCTTCATCGGCTGCGAGCCGTTTCTCAATGGCGTGGCCAAAACGCTTGCCGCCATCGAAGAGCACGATGTGGGCAATGTCCGCCTGCACCATGGCGACGCCCGTGATGTGCTCGACCGACTGGAGACAGCCTCGCTTGACCGCGTGTATCTGCTCTATCCCGACCCCTGGCCCAAGACCCGCCAGAACAAGCGCCGCTTCGTGGGGGCGGATACGCTTGAAAGCCTCGCCCGCGTCATCCGCCCCGGCGGCATTCTGGAAATCGCCAGCGACATTCCCGATTATATCGTCTGGACGCTGCGTGAGATCGCAGCCGACGGCCATTTCACCGAATGCGCCGGGAATGATCGCGCAACACCCCCTGACGCCTGGCCCGGCACCCGCTACGAAGCCAAGGCCCTGCGCGAAGGGCGGACACCCTGCTACCTTGAGTTCGCCCGCCGCAGCTAA
- a CDS encoding helix-turn-helix transcriptional regulator: MARKEPNPIDVHVGSRVRLRRLLVGMSQEKLGEQLGLTFQQVQKYEKGTNRIGASRLFEVSRILGVPVQYFYEELAPASAGEGEMAFAEGDGASFVMDFVSSSEGLQLNRAFFEIRDPAVRRSVIDLLKHMAKAQDVAAD, from the coding sequence GTGGCCCGCAAAGAGCCTAATCCGATCGACGTTCATGTCGGCAGCCGTGTGCGGCTGCGCCGCCTGTTGGTGGGCATGAGCCAGGAGAAGCTGGGCGAGCAGCTTGGGCTTACCTTCCAGCAGGTTCAAAAATACGAAAAGGGCACCAACCGTATCGGTGCCAGCCGCCTTTTTGAGGTGTCGCGCATTCTGGGCGTTCCGGTGCAGTATTTTTATGAAGAACTGGCTCCCGCGTCTGCGGGCGAGGGTGAAATGGCCTTCGCCGAAGGCGACGGCGCATCCTTTGTCATGGATTTTGTCTCGAGCTCAGAAGGCCTGCAGCTCAACCGCGCTTTCTTCGAGATCAGGGATCCTGCCGTCCGCCGCTCGGTCATCGACCTGCTGAAGCATATGGCGAAGGCGCAGGACGTAGCTGCCGATTAA
- the nusA gene encoding transcription termination factor NusA — MAQAVSANRLELLQIADAVAREKSIDKAIVIEALEDAIQKAARSRYGAENEIRAEIDPTTGEIKLNRLQEVVEEVENDATEISLKDAQVRNPAAVVGDFLTEPLPPIDFGRIAAQTAKQVIVQKVRDAERDRQFDEYKDRIGDIIHGLVKRVEYGHVIVDLGRAEAIVRRDEQIPREAFRTGDRIRAYVFDVRREPRGPQIFLSRTHPQFMAKLFEQEVPEIYDGIIEIRAVARDPGSRAKIAVISNDGSIDPVGACVGMRGSRVQAVVNELQGEKIDIIQWSPDPATFIVNGLAPAEVVKVVLDEDAERIEVVVPDDQLSLAIGRRGQNVRLASQLSGWTIDILTEAEESERRQAEFAERSQLFEQALDVDEVIAQLLASEGFATVEEIAYVDAEEVADIEGFDEETASEIQARATEYLEKLDAERDAKRKELGVADEVGEVPGITAAMLVSLGENDVKSLEDLAGCATDDLTGYYETVDGERRREPGFLDGHDVSAADAEDIIMAARVKAGWITEEDLAAMRADAEAAEAGDDAGDGEVDAEEAPAE, encoded by the coding sequence ATGGCACAGGCTGTTAGCGCCAACCGGCTGGAGTTGTTGCAGATCGCAGATGCGGTCGCCCGCGAAAAGTCGATCGACAAGGCCATCGTCATTGAAGCGCTGGAAGACGCCATTCAAAAGGCGGCGCGCTCACGCTATGGCGCGGAAAACGAAATCCGCGCCGAGATTGATCCCACCACCGGCGAGATCAAGCTCAACCGTCTGCAGGAAGTGGTGGAGGAAGTCGAAAACGACGCCACCGAGATTTCCCTCAAGGACGCGCAGGTCCGCAACCCGGCTGCCGTGGTTGGCGACTTTCTGACCGAGCCGCTGCCGCCGATTGATTTTGGTCGTATCGCCGCCCAGACCGCCAAGCAGGTGATCGTGCAAAAAGTGCGCGACGCAGAACGCGACCGCCAGTTCGATGAATACAAGGACCGTATCGGCGACATCATTCACGGGCTGGTCAAGCGCGTTGAATATGGCCACGTCATTGTTGACCTTGGTCGCGCCGAAGCCATTGTCCGCCGCGACGAACAGATCCCCCGCGAGGCATTCCGCACCGGCGACCGCATCCGCGCCTATGTGTTTGATGTGCGCCGCGAGCCGCGCGGCCCGCAGATTTTCCTGTCGCGCACCCACCCGCAATTCATGGCCAAGCTGTTTGAACAGGAAGTGCCGGAAATCTACGATGGCATCATCGAAATCCGTGCCGTGGCGCGTGATCCCGGCAGCCGTGCCAAGATCGCCGTGATCTCCAACGACGGCTCGATTGACCCTGTTGGCGCCTGCGTGGGTATGCGCGGCAGCCGTGTGCAGGCCGTGGTCAACGAGTTGCAGGGCGAAAAGATCGACATCATCCAGTGGTCGCCGGACCCTGCAACCTTCATCGTCAACGGGCTGGCCCCGGCGGAAGTGGTGAAGGTGGTGCTCGACGAAGATGCCGAGCGCATTGAAGTGGTGGTGCCCGACGACCAGTTGTCGCTGGCCATTGGCCGCCGTGGCCAGAACGTGCGCCTGGCCTCGCAGCTGTCCGGCTGGACCATTGATATTCTGACCGAGGCCGAAGAAAGCGAACGCCGTCAGGCAGAGTTCGCCGAACGCTCGCAACTGTTTGAACAGGCGCTGGACGTGGACGAGGTAATTGCACAGCTTCTGGCGTCCGAAGGCTTCGCCACGGTCGAAGAAATCGCCTATGTGGACGCCGAGGAAGTGGCTGACATCGAAGGTTTTGATGAAGAGACGGCGTCCGAGATCCAGGCGCGCGCCACCGAATATCTTGAAAAGCTCGACGCGGAACGCGACGCCAAACGCAAGGAGCTTGGCGTGGCCGATGAAGTGGGCGAGGTGCCCGGCATCACCGCGGCCATGCTGGTATCGCTTGGCGAAAACGACGTGAAATCGCTGGAAGACCTGGCGGGCTGTGCAACGGACGACCTCACCGGATACTACGAAACGGTGGATGGCGAACGCCGCCGCGAGCCGGGCTTCCTTGATGGCCACGATGTGTCGGCGGCGGACGCCGAAGACATCATCATGGCGGCCCGCGTCAAGGCCGGCTGGATCACCGAAGAAGATCTGGCGGCCATGCGGGCTGACGCCGAAGCGGCGGAAGCAGGAGACGACGCGGGCGACGGTGAGGTGGACGCTGAGGAGGCACCGGCTGAGTGA
- the infB gene encoding translation initiation factor IF-2 — protein MSETKDTDTEDGETGGAAGPTRTPRASGGKLTLGRTVESGHVRQNFSHGRSKAVLVEKKRRRVAPTKDKAAAAAAAEKKPAAKTAAKAPEAVPAAEKKAASTPAAEQAAATPAAKSTAKAASTPAAKPAAKPAAKSAAKKAAPAAAPQDAKPARAERPEREARARGNMVLRTLTDDEKDARGRALVEAREREKTERQKAKEDAERRKIAEEAERVAALEEAERLAQEEERARREAEAKAKADKAAALQAKEEAEADGVPLEPGEAKPGAKTKTPTPVTKKREEDAATTKRAPTAERRRGRLTISNALDDEPRQRSLAAMRRRQQREKRARGGQQEQVKVHREVKIPDTITVQELASRMTERAVDVIKLLMAQGQMMQINDVIDADTAQLIAEEMGHTVKRVSAADVEVGLEGTDDDEADLRPRAPVVTVMGHVDHGKTSLLDALRQTDVVAGEAGGITQHIGAYQVRMPGGERITFLDTPGHEAFTTMRARGAKATDIVILVVAGDDGVMPQTIEAINHARAANVPIIVAINKMDKPDVDANRVRTDLLQHEIVVESMSGDVQEVEVSALKKMNLDKLEEAILLQSELLELKANPDRAADGLVIEAQLDKGRGPVATVLVQRGTLKVGDVLVAGAEWGKVRALINDRGEQVSEAGPSEPVAVLGLGGTPEAGDSISVVEDEARAREITEYRTGLARDKRAAGSARGSLEQMFTQLQTADKKEVPLVVKGDVQGSVEAIIGALDKAGTDDIMARILHAGVGGITESDVTLAAASGAAILGFNVRANAPARDAARQQGVDIRYYAVIYDLVDDVKAAMAGVLGPELRETFLGNAEILEVFNVSKVGKVAGCRVTEGTVKRGSKVRLLRDDVVIHEGTLSTLKRFKDEVKEVQSGQECGMSFENYQDIRKGDTIECFDVTEVERVL, from the coding sequence ATGAGCGAGACGAAGGATACGGACACCGAAGACGGCGAAACCGGCGGAGCAGCAGGCCCCACCCGGACGCCGCGCGCATCCGGCGGCAAGCTGACGCTTGGCCGCACGGTCGAGTCCGGTCATGTGCGGCAGAACTTCTCCCATGGCCGCTCCAAGGCGGTGCTGGTTGAGAAGAAGCGCCGTCGTGTTGCGCCGACAAAAGACAAGGCGGCAGCCGCGGCTGCTGCCGAAAAGAAGCCTGCGGCGAAAACCGCCGCCAAGGCACCTGAGGCTGTACCGGCAGCAGAGAAAAAAGCCGCCAGCACGCCCGCGGCCGAACAGGCCGCAGCTACGCCTGCCGCGAAGTCCACGGCAAAGGCTGCCTCCACACCAGCCGCCAAACCGGCTGCCAAGCCTGCCGCTAAGTCTGCCGCCAAAAAAGCCGCACCCGCAGCAGCCCCCCAGGACGCCAAACCCGCCCGTGCCGAACGCCCCGAGCGTGAAGCCCGCGCGCGCGGCAACATGGTGCTGCGCACGCTGACCGATGATGAAAAAGACGCCCGCGGTCGCGCCCTTGTAGAGGCCCGCGAACGCGAAAAGACCGAACGTCAAAAAGCCAAGGAAGACGCCGAGCGCCGCAAGATTGCCGAAGAGGCCGAGCGCGTGGCAGCCCTTGAGGAAGCCGAGCGTCTGGCGCAGGAAGAAGAGCGCGCGCGTCGCGAGGCCGAAGCCAAGGCCAAGGCCGACAAGGCCGCCGCCCTGCAGGCCAAGGAAGAAGCCGAAGCCGACGGTGTGCCCCTTGAGCCCGGCGAAGCTAAGCCTGGCGCCAAGACCAAAACACCCACGCCGGTCACCAAGAAGCGCGAAGAAGATGCAGCAACCACCAAGCGCGCGCCCACTGCCGAGCGCCGCCGTGGCCGACTGACCATCTCAAACGCATTGGACGACGAACCGCGCCAGCGCTCGCTTGCCGCCATGCGCCGCCGCCAGCAGCGCGAAAAGCGCGCCCGGGGCGGTCAGCAGGAGCAGGTGAAGGTTCACCGCGAGGTCAAGATTCCCGACACCATCACGGTTCAGGAACTGGCCAGCCGCATGACCGAGCGCGCCGTGGACGTGATCAAGCTGCTGATGGCACAGGGCCAGATGATGCAGATAAATGACGTGATCGACGCGGATACCGCGCAGTTGATTGCCGAAGAAATGGGTCACACCGTCAAGCGCGTGTCTGCTGCTGACGTGGAAGTCGGCCTTGAAGGCACGGACGACGACGAAGCTGATCTGCGTCCGCGCGCGCCGGTTGTCACCGTCATGGGCCACGTTGACCACGGCAAGACATCACTTCTTGATGCCCTGCGCCAGACCGATGTTGTGGCGGGCGAGGCCGGTGGCATCACCCAGCACATTGGCGCCTATCAGGTGCGGATGCCGGGCGGTGAGCGGATTACCTTCCTTGATACGCCGGGCCATGAAGCCTTCACCACCATGCGTGCGCGTGGGGCCAAGGCGACTGACATCGTTATCCTGGTTGTGGCAGGCGATGACGGCGTGATGCCGCAGACCATCGAAGCCATCAATCACGCCAGGGCGGCGAACGTGCCCATCATCGTGGCCATCAACAAGATGGACAAACCTGATGTGGATGCCAACCGTGTACGGACGGATTTGCTGCAACACGAAATTGTCGTGGAAAGCATGTCCGGCGACGTGCAGGAAGTTGAAGTCTCCGCGCTCAAGAAAATGAATCTCGACAAGCTGGAAGAAGCCATTCTTCTGCAGTCGGAGCTTCTTGAGCTCAAAGCCAACCCGGACCGGGCCGCCGACGGCCTTGTGATTGAAGCCCAGCTCGACAAGGGCCGTGGCCCCGTGGCCACCGTGCTTGTTCAGCGCGGCACGCTGAAAGTCGGCGACGTGCTGGTCGCCGGTGCTGAGTGGGGCAAGGTCCGCGCCCTCATCAATGATCGCGGCGAGCAGGTAAGCGAAGCCGGCCCGTCTGAGCCCGTTGCCGTGCTTGGCCTCGGCGGCACACCGGAGGCCGGCGACAGCATTTCCGTTGTGGAAGACGAAGCCCGCGCCCGTGAAATCACTGAATACCGTACGGGCCTCGCTCGCGACAAACGCGCTGCCGGTTCAGCGCGCGGCTCGCTGGAGCAGATGTTCACCCAGCTTCAGACCGCAGACAAAAAAGAAGTGCCGCTGGTTGTGAAGGGTGACGTGCAGGGGTCGGTTGAAGCCATCATCGGTGCGCTCGATAAGGCGGGTACGGACGATATCATGGCCCGCATACTGCACGCAGGTGTTGGCGGCATCACCGAAAGTGATGTCACGCTGGCAGCAGCTTCGGGCGCTGCCATTCTGGGCTTCAACGTGCGTGCCAATGCGCCCGCACGGGATGCGGCCCGCCAGCAGGGTGTGGACATTCGCTACTATGCGGTGATCTACGATCTGGTGGACGACGTCAAAGCCGCCATGGCCGGTGTGCTTGGGCCGGAATTGCGCGAGACGTTCCTCGGCAATGCCGAGATTCTGGAGGTCTTCAACGTCTCGAAGGTTGGCAAGGTGGCCGGCTGTCGCGTCACCGAAGGCACCGTCAAGCGCGGCTCGAAAGTGCGCCTGCTGCGCGATGACGTGGTGATCCACGAAGGCACGCTGTCAACGCTCAAGCGCTTCAAGGATGAAGTGAAGGAAGTTCAGTCGGGTCAGGAATGCGGCATGTCGTTTGAGAACTATCAGGACATCCGCAAGGGCGACACCATTGAGTGTTTCGATGTGACCGAAGTGGAGCGGGTGCTCTAG
- the rimP gene encoding ribosome maturation factor RimP, whose product MSLKAKTPAEEKIEALIAPLIESMGYEIVRIRIIGSGTPVLQVMAQRADGTMPIEGCEEVSRAISAALDVDDPISGKYTLEVSSPGIDRPLTREKDFDTWAGHLAKVELQMPIDGRKRFRGLLDGYADGEIRIAVEIEGFSQPQVVGLPFADLHDAKLVLTDALIKQAQKSGGANPAPTELETLEEDITE is encoded by the coding sequence TTGAGCCTCAAGGCCAAAACACCGGCGGAAGAAAAGATCGAGGCGCTGATAGCACCGCTCATCGAGAGCATGGGCTATGAGATTGTCCGTATCCGGATCATCGGCTCCGGCACGCCGGTGTTGCAGGTGATGGCGCAGCGCGCTGACGGCACCATGCCGATTGAAGGCTGCGAGGAAGTATCGCGGGCCATTTCGGCGGCGCTGGATGTGGATGACCCGATTTCGGGCAAATACACGCTTGAAGTGTCGTCACCCGGCATCGACCGTCCGCTGACCCGCGAAAAGGATTTTGACACCTGGGCCGGGCATCTCGCCAAGGTGGAACTGCAAATGCCCATTGATGGCCGCAAACGCTTTCGCGGTCTGCTGGACGGATACGCCGACGGTGAAATACGCATCGCCGTTGAGATTGAAGGATTTTCGCAACCGCAGGTCGTCGGCCTGCCGTTCGCTGATCTGCACGACGCCAAACTTGTTTTGACCGACGCGCTTATCAAGCAGGCCCAAAAATCAGGCGGTGCCAATCCGGCACCTACCGAACTTGAAACACTCGAAGAAGACATAACGGAGTAA
- the metK gene encoding methionine adenosyltransferase, with protein sequence MARSSYLFTSESVSEGHPDKVCDRVSDEIVDLIFRTAADEGMDASLVRVAAETLTTTNKVVIAGEVRVPDSLHGDGDRVKPAPFEEVARAAIRDIGYEQDGFHWKNADVDVLLHAQSVDIAQGVDAAGNKDEGAGDQGIMFGYACRESDVLMPAPIVFSHRILKSLADARHADAKSGLGPDSKSQVTLRYENGKPVAATSVVVSTQHDEGLTTEQVREIVRPHVLDVLPDGWMCPEEEFYVNPTGKFVIGGPDGDAGLTGRKIIVDTYGGAAPHGGGAFSGKDPTKVDRSAAYAARYVAKNVVAAGFADKCTLQLAYAIGVSKPLSVYVDLHGTGNVDEAKLEAAIQEAMNLSPRGIREHLALNKAIYARSAAYGHFGRDADADGGFSWEKTDLVEPLKAALS encoded by the coding sequence GTGGCACGTTCAAGCTACCTGTTCACCAGTGAATCCGTTTCAGAAGGCCACCCGGACAAGGTCTGTGATCGTGTCTCCGACGAAATTGTCGATCTGATTTTCCGTACCGCCGCCGATGAAGGCATGGATGCCTCGCTGGTGCGCGTCGCCGCTGAAACCCTCACCACCACAAACAAGGTGGTGATTGCCGGTGAGGTCCGCGTGCCCGACAGCCTGCATGGCGACGGCGACCGGGTGAAGCCCGCCCCGTTTGAGGAAGTGGCCCGCGCCGCCATCAGGGATATCGGCTACGAGCAGGACGGCTTCCACTGGAAAAATGCTGATGTCGACGTGCTGCTGCACGCCCAGTCCGTGGATATTGCCCAGGGTGTGGACGCTGCCGGCAACAAGGATGAAGGTGCGGGCGACCAGGGCATCATGTTCGGCTATGCCTGCCGCGAAAGCGACGTGCTGATGCCCGCCCCCATCGTGTTCTCCCACCGCATTTTGAAATCGCTGGCCGATGCCCGCCACGCCGACGCCAAATCCGGCCTTGGCCCAGACAGCAAGAGCCAGGTGACCCTGCGCTATGAAAACGGCAAGCCCGTCGCCGCCACCTCTGTTGTGGTGTCCACCCAGCATGATGAAGGCCTCACCACCGAGCAGGTGCGCGAGATTGTCCGCCCGCATGTGCTGGATGTATTGCCTGACGGCTGGATGTGCCCGGAAGAAGAGTTTTACGTGAACCCCACCGGCAAGTTCGTGATCGGCGGCCCCGACGGTGACGCGGGCCTGACCGGCCGCAAGATCATTGTCGATACCTATGGCGGGGCCGCTCCCCACGGCGGCGGCGCCTTCTCCGGCAAGGATCCCACAAAGGTGGACCGTTCCGCCGCCTATGCAGCGCGCTACGTTGCCAAGAACGTTGTGGCCGCGGGCTTTGCCGACAAATGTACGTTGCAGCTTGCCTACGCCATTGGCGTCTCCAAGCCCCTGTCTGTCTATGTGGACCTGCACGGCACCGGCAATGTGGACGAAGCCAAACTTGAAGCCGCCATTCAGGAAGCCATGAACCTCAGCCCGCGCGGCATCCGCGAGCATCTTGCTCTCAACAAGGCGATCTATGCCCGCTCGGCAGCCTACGGCCACTTTGGCCGCGACGCTGACGCCGACGGCGGCTTCTCGTGGGAAAAGACCGATCTGGTCGAGCCGCTCAAGGCAGCGCTTAGCTAG
- a CDS encoding VOC family protein produces the protein MNPTSKVRTCLWFDTQGEDAASFYVSLMPESFIESVSRPDPAGPALVVEFTLAGAPYMTLNGGPHFDHSPAASISVLTKDQTETDSLWAALTADGGTPSQCGWLTDRFGVSWQIVPEVLPRLMMSDDKKAAQRAHASMMTMSKIDIAALEAAFRGEKT, from the coding sequence ATGAACCCTACATCCAAAGTCCGCACCTGCCTGTGGTTCGACACCCAGGGCGAAGACGCGGCGAGTTTCTATGTCTCGCTGATGCCGGAAAGTTTTATCGAGTCCGTCTCGCGGCCGGACCCCGCTGGCCCGGCGCTGGTGGTCGAGTTCACGCTGGCGGGCGCGCCCTACATGACGCTCAATGGCGGGCCGCATTTCGATCACAGCCCGGCGGCGTCCATCAGTGTCCTGACGAAAGATCAGACGGAAACAGACTCCTTGTGGGCCGCGCTGACGGCGGACGGCGGGACACCAAGTCAATGCGGCTGGCTGACGGACCGGTTCGGGGTCTCCTGGCAGATCGTGCCGGAGGTTCTGCCCCGGCTGATGATGTCGGATGACAAGAAAGCCGCGCAACGTGCCCATGCCAGCATGATGACCATGAGCAAGATCGACATTGCCGCGCTGGAAGCGGCGTTCAGGGGAGAAAAGACGTGA
- a CDS encoding TetR/AcrR family transcriptional regulator yields MARTKLLEAARDVIRAQGFSATTVDDLCAAAGVTKGAFFHHFASKDALGVAAADFWHETTSALFAAAPYHAPADPLERVLAYVDFRIALLDGPVEQVTCLVGTMVQEAYDTSPAIRDACANSICGHAATLEADIAAAMADHGIAPDRVDWSPSSLALHTQAVLQGAFVLAKATGNVGVAISSTRHLRRYIELLFETRPTTE; encoded by the coding sequence ATGGCACGAACAAAGCTGCTGGAGGCCGCCCGGGACGTCATCCGGGCGCAGGGCTTCTCAGCCACGACGGTGGATGACCTGTGTGCGGCTGCCGGGGTCACCAAGGGCGCGTTCTTCCATCATTTCGCGAGCAAGGATGCGCTGGGCGTCGCGGCTGCGGATTTCTGGCACGAAACGACAAGCGCCCTGTTCGCCGCCGCGCCCTACCATGCACCGGCGGATCCGCTTGAGCGCGTACTCGCCTATGTGGATTTCCGCATTGCGCTTCTTGATGGCCCTGTCGAACAGGTGACATGTCTTGTCGGCACTATGGTGCAGGAGGCCTATGATACCAGCCCGGCGATCCGCGATGCCTGCGCCAACAGCATCTGCGGCCATGCCGCCACACTCGAAGCTGACATTGCCGCTGCCATGGCTGACCACGGCATTGCTCCGGACAGAGTTGACTGGTCACCGAGCAGCCTTGCCCTGCACACCCAGGCGGTGCTGCAGGGCGCGTTCGTTCTGGCTAAGGCCACCGGCAATGTGGGCGTGGCCATTTCCAGCACGCGCCATCTGCGCCGTTACATCGAGCTGTTGTTTGAGACCAGACCCACAACGGAGTGA
- a CDS encoding VOC family protein — translation MIQHIYVNLPVADLGRSRRFFEGVGFSFNEDFSDDTAAGMEIGAQMSAMLLTHEKLAQFAPTPPADAHAVTEVLVALQVDTRAEVDRLVGAARDHGGDEFRPAQDHGFMYGRAFRDPDGHIWEIMWMDPSQMPGD, via the coding sequence ATGATCCAGCACATCTACGTCAATCTTCCTGTGGCAGACCTCGGCCGGTCCCGCCGCTTCTTCGAAGGCGTGGGCTTCTCGTTCAACGAGGACTTCAGTGACGACACTGCGGCCGGCATGGAAATCGGCGCACAGATGTCGGCCATGCTTCTCACCCATGAGAAGCTCGCACAGTTCGCGCCGACCCCGCCAGCCGACGCCCACGCGGTGACGGAAGTGCTGGTCGCCTTGCAGGTCGATACGCGCGCAGAGGTCGACCGACTGGTCGGTGCCGCACGCGACCATGGCGGCGACGAGTTCCGACCCGCCCAGGATCACGGCTTCATGTATGGCCGGGCCTTCCGCGACCCCGACGGCCATATCTGGGAAATCATGTGGATGGACCCGTCACAGATGCCCGGGGATTAG
- a CDS encoding DUF1428 domain-containing protein has translation MTYVDVMAAAVPTANKDAYIAHARMAAEIFKEHGALRVLEFWGDDVPQGKVTSFPLAVKCAADETVCCSLIEWPSRSVRDAGMQKVMSDARMASEDAAMPFDGQRMIFGGFEMILDA, from the coding sequence GTGACGTATGTGGATGTGATGGCGGCCGCCGTGCCGACCGCCAACAAGGACGCCTATATCGCCCATGCCCGCATGGCGGCGGAGATATTCAAGGAGCACGGCGCACTGCGGGTGCTCGAGTTCTGGGGCGATGATGTTCCGCAGGGCAAGGTCACATCGTTTCCTCTGGCGGTGAAATGCGCGGCGGACGAGACCGTGTGCTGTTCGCTCATCGAGTGGCCATCGCGCAGCGTGAGGGACGCGGGAATGCAGAAGGTGATGTCGGACGCGCGCATGGCCAGCGAGGATGCCGCCATGCCGTTTGACGGGCAGCGCATGATCTTCGGCGGCTTCGAGATGATCCTCGACGCCTGA
- the rbfA gene encoding 30S ribosome-binding factor RbfA, whose translation MQRREKASGPRGPSQRQLRVGELIRHVLSELLARGDVHDPVLETTIVTVTEVRPSPDLRNARVAIEPLGGKGEADVLEALRRNRKYLRGELGKRMTTKYTPDLTFEIDKSFAEGSHIDSLLRSPEVARDTNSTDKSD comes from the coding sequence ATGCAGCGACGTGAAAAAGCCTCAGGCCCGCGCGGCCCCTCGCAACGCCAGTTGCGGGTTGGAGAACTCATTCGCCATGTGCTGAGTGAGCTTCTTGCGCGCGGAGATGTGCACGACCCGGTGCTGGAAACCACCATCGTGACCGTAACCGAAGTGCGCCCGTCGCCGGACCTGCGCAATGCCCGTGTGGCTATTGAGCCGCTGGGCGGTAAGGGCGAGGCAGACGTGCTGGAAGCACTCCGGCGCAACCGCAAATATCTGCGCGGCGAACTGGGCAAGCGCATGACCACCAAATACACCCCCGATCTTACCTTCGAGATCGACAAGAGCTTCGCCGAGGGCTCCCACATCGACAGCCTGTTGCGGTCGCCCGAAGTGGCCCGCGACACCAACTCAACCGATAAGAGCGACTAA